The following DNA comes from Phytohabitans rumicis.
CCGGTGTGGACGAACGCGCCGTACGCCGCCGCGTCGACGGCGTACCCGAGGTCGGCGTCGGCGAGGACGAGCAACGGGTTCTGGCCGCTGAGCTGAAGCACCACCCGCTTGAGGTGGCGCCCGGCCGATTCGGCCAGCCGCCGGCCGGTGACGGTCGAGCCGGTGAAGTTGATCCGGGCCACGGACGGGTTGGCGATCAGCTCCTCGGCGATCCGGCCGGCGTCCCCGGGCGCGTGCGTGACCACGTTGAGGACGCCGGGCGGCAGTCCCGCCTCGGCGAAGAGTTCGGCCCACAGCGAGCCGCCGGTGATGGGGGACTCCTCGGAGGGCTTGAGCACCGCGGTGTTGCCGAGCGCCAGCGGCCCGATGACACTGCGGCCGGCCAGCACCAGCGCCGAGTTCCACGGCGCGATCGCGGCCACCACGCCGACGGGCCGGCGCAGCGCGAGCGCGCGCGTACCGTCCACATCGGACGGAAGCACCTGGCCGATCGGGGCGTACGCCAGCCCGGCCGCCTGGCGCAGCAGCGACACGCTGAAGTCGACCTGGACCGTGGCGAAGTGCGCGCCGCACCCCGTCTCCGCGGCGAGCAGGTCGAAGATCTCGGCACGCCGCCGTTCGAGCGCGTCGGCCGCGCGCAGGAACACCAGCTGGCGGTCGGCGGGGCGTACCCCGGCCCAGGTCTCGAAGGCCGCGCGCGCCGCGGCGATGGCCCGCCGAGCATCGTCGGCGTCGCCCGCCGCGACGGTCGCGAGCGTCTCGCCGGTCCAGGGATTGAGATCCGGGTACGTCGCACCGCTGACTGAGTCGCGCCAGTCGCCATCGATGTGGTGCCGAATTGTCCTTACCATCTGGCCAGATGGTATCCGACGGGCAGCAGGCTGCCGCCGAGGCGGCCACCCGCCAGGCTCCACACGCCGCGCGGCAGGAAGAGTGCGAACCCGACGGCGACCAGGCCGAGCCCGATCAGGTACCAGGCGCCGAGGTCGGCGAACTGGTACTGGATGGCGAAGAACAGCAGGGCGCCGACGATCGGACCTTCGAACGTGCCGAGCCCGCCGACCAGCACCATGAAGATCATGTACGCCGACCACTGCACGCCGAAAATGGACTGCGGCTGGATGAAGAGGGTGTTGGCGAGCGTCAGCGCGCCCGCGGCACCGCAGCCGAAGCCGGCCAGCACGTAGAGCAGGAACTTCAGCGGCATGACCCGCACGCCCAGCGAGGCGGCCGCGTCCTCGTCGTCGCGGATCGCCTGCAGGGCGGCGCCGGTGCGGTGCCGCAGCAGCAGGAAGAGCAGCCCGAGCAGGACGAGCGCGAAACCGAGTGCCAGCCAGTACGTGAGCGCGCGGCGCACCTGCGGCTCGTAGACGTTCAGCCCGCGCAGCGATACGCCGGTGCCGCCGCCGAGGCTCTCGTCGAGGACGACCAGCAGCGCGATGCCCTCCGCGACGACCCAGGTGCCGACCGCGAACTGCCCGCCGCGCAGCCGCAGCACGAGCGGGGACAGGACCGCGGCGAGCACCGCCGAGGCGAGCGCCGCCAGCACGACGGCCAGGTACGGCGCGACGCCGCGCTGCGTGAGCCAGATCGTCCCGTACGCGCCGAACCCGATGAACGCCTGCTGGCCCACCGAAACCAGGCCGGCGTACCCGGCGAGGGCGTTCCACATAGCCGCCATGATGAGAAAGATCAGCAGGCTGGTCAGTTGCTGTACGACGTTCGCGCCGAGGACCTGAGGCACCGCGAAGAGCGCGACGCCGGTGATCAGCAGCCCGGTGGACCCGATGCGCGACGAACGGGTCGAGCGTTGCACTGTCCAGGTCGTCATGCGCGGGCGCTCCGGGTGACGATGAGCCGGCCGCGCGGGCTGGCCAGGACGGCGAGGAAGACGAGGTGCCCGGCGAGGATCGAGTACTGCGGGTCGATCGTCGCGCCGAGCGTCTGGGCGACGCCGAGCACGATCCCACCGGCGAGCGTGCCCCACAGCGAGCCGAGGCCGCCGATGATCACCGCCTCGAACGCGAAGATGAGCTGTGTCGGCCCGCTGGACGGGTCGAACGTGGAGTTGATGGCGAGGAACGCGCCGGCCAGGGTGGCGGTCGCCACGGCGATCGCGGTGGCTTTGGCGTACACAGTGGAGGCCGGAATCCCGACGAGTGCCGCGGTGTCGGGATCCTGCGCGGTGGCCCGCATCTCCCGGCCGAAGCCGGTGCGGCGCAGCACGAACTGCAGGCCGCCGAGGACCGCCACGGCGACGCCGAGGATCAGCACGCCGAGGTACGGGATGGACAGTTGGTCGGTCAGCCGCCAGCTCCCGGTGGAGATGGCCCCGGTGGAGGCGCCCAGCGAGCGCACGTCGGGGGAGAAGACCTGCAGGAGCGCGTTCTGCACGACGATCGCCAGCCCGAACGTGGCCAGCAACGGCGTCAGCATCCCCGAGCGCAGGCTGCGTGCCAGCACCGCCCACTGCAGAACGTAGCCGAGCGCCAGCATCGCCGGCAGCGCCAGCAGCAGGGCGAGGAACGGGGACACGTCCGCTTCGGTGGCCACGTACCAAACCAGGAACGCGCCGAGCACCGCGATGTCGCCGTGCGCGAGGTTGATGATGCGCATGACCCCGAACATGAGGGACAGTCCACACGCGAACAGTGCGTACAGGCCGCCGAGGAAGACGCCTTGGACGATCGCGTTGACGACGGTCATGTGAGCTCCAAACCAAAGTACGCCTCGGTGACCTGCTCCCGGGTGACGTCGCCGGTGGCCGCCTCCAGCACCACCCGCCCCTCCAGCAGGCACACCACCCGGTCCGCCACGGACAGGGCGCGGGCCAGGTCCTGCTCGACGAGCACGAGGGTGGCGCCGCCGGCGATGAGCGTGGACAGCGATTCGTACACGGTGTCGACGGCGACCGGCGCGAGCCCGAGCGAGACCTCGTCGACCAGGAGCAGCCGGGGGTTCGTCATCAGCGCCCGGCCGATGGCGGTCGCCTGCTGCTGCCCGCCGGACAATGTGGACGCCCGTTGGCGGCGCAGCGGCTTCAGCATCGGGAACGCGTCGAGCACGGTCTCCAGGCGCCACTGCCCGGGGCGGGCGCGGCGGCCGGCGACGAGGAGGTTTTCCTCGACGGTCAGGTCCGGGAAGAGCTTGCGCCCCTCGGGGACGAGCGCGAGGCCGCGGGCCACCCGCGCGTGCGCGGGCACGCCGGTGAGGTCGGCGCCGTCGAAGCGGACGGAGCCACCGGCGGCCGGGTGCGCGCCGGCGACCGTGCGCAGCAGCGTGGACTTGCCGGCGCCGTTCGCGCCGACCAGCGCGACGACCTCGCCCTCGGACACCGACAGTGAGAGGTCGCGCACGGCGATCAGCAGACCGTGCCGGGCGACCAGATTGGACACTTCCAGCAGCACGCTCACAGAGCCTTCCCGAGGTAGGCGTCCACGACGACCGCGTCGCGGAGCACCGTCGAGGGTGGACCGTCGGCGATGACCCGGCCGGCGTCCATGCACACCAGGCGTTCGACCACCTGGACGAGGACGTGCACGATGTGCTCGATCCAGACGATGGCGATGTCCAGCTTGTGCAGCTCCCGGATGGTGGTGACCAGCTCGGCCGCCTCCGCGTCGGTCAGCCCGGCGCCGATCTCGTCCAGCAGCAGCACCCGCGGGTCGGTGGCCAGCGACCGGGCCAGCTCCAGGCGCTTGCGGTGCAGCAGGCCGAGGCTGTCGGCGCGGCGGTTGGCGTGCTCGACCAGGCCGCACCGGTCCAGCACCTCGACGCTCCGCTCGTACGCGGCGGCCCGGGACAGGCCGGCCCCGTACGCCGCGCCGACGAGGACGTTCTCCAGCACCGTCATGCCGCCGAACGGGCGCGGGATCTGGAACGCCCGCCCCACGCCCCGGCGGCAACGCAGCTCGGGCGCAGGCGGGTGACGTCCTGCCCGTCGATGTGCACGGTGCCGGCCGACGGGGCGACCGCGCCGGCCAGCACGCTGAGCAGCGTGGTCTTGCCGGCGCCGTTCGGGCCGACGATGCCGACCGCGTCGCCGCGCGCCACGGCGAAGTCGACCCGGTCGAGGACGAGCAGGTCGCCGTAGCGCTTGGACAGGCCGCGGCCGGCCAGGACGGGATCGCTCATGCGTATGGCTTCAACTGCCCGGCCACCGGCACGTTGGGGTCGGAGGAGTTCTCGCAGATGACGAACTCCACTGTGTACTTGGCATCGGTGGACGCTATCCACTGGCCGCCCAGGATCGGGGTGGTGACGACGTTCGCGTTGGGGCCCTTGCCCCATTGCAAGCGGCCGACCGGGGTCTGCACCGCCAGCGTGCCGATGGCCTTGGCGACCGCGGCCTTGTCCTTCGGGTCGGCCGCGGCGGCGAACGCGGCGGCCGCCACGTCGAAGAGCGCGAGGCTGGGGCCGAGCTGCTGGTTCCACTGCTTGCCGGCGCTGCTCTGGTACCCGGTGCCGAGGTCCTTGGCGGAGACCTTCGTCAGCGAGGACGTGTACGGGTAGGTGGGCGACCAGTAGCAGCCGCCGCCGAGGTTGACGCCGATCGGGCCCAGCGCCTCGATCTGGGACGGGAAGAGGCCGGTCTTCGCGACCTGGGCGATCTTCGGCTTGAAGCCCTGCTGGGCGGCCTGCCGCCAGAAGGTGGCGAAGTCCGGCGGGATCGGGAAGGTATTGAAGATCTCGCAGCCCTCGGCCTTGAACTTGGCGATCTGGGAGCTGTAGTCGTTGGTGCCGTTGGTGTACGCGCCGGGGTCCACGATGGTGTACCCGTCCTTGGCCAGCAGCGGCCCGAGCGCGGCCCGGATCGCGTTGCCGTCCGAGTCGTTCGGCCACATCACGCCGGTTCTCTTGTTCGTCGAGACCTGCGGCCACAGGTGCGTGTACGCCGAGTGGAACTGCTCGACGCCGAAGCAGAAGTGGAAGGTGTACTTGTACGCGTCGGTCTGGTCGGGCTTGGCGCCCCGGCCGAAGTACCACGCCTGCCACGGCACCACGGTGGATACGCACGGCACGCCGGCGGCCTCGCAGGCGTCGGAGACCGGGTTGACCGTCTCCGGCGTGGACGTGGTGAGCATCAGGTCGACGCCGTCCGCGTTGATCAGGTCGTTGGCGACCTGCGCGGAGCGCTGCGGGTTGGACTGGCTGTCCTTGTCGACGATCTGTACGTCGTACTTCTTGCCGCCGAGGGTCAGGCCGCCGGCGAACGCCTTGCGCGCCAGCTCCAGCACGTAGCCGTCCGGCTCGCCGAAGCCGGCGGCCGGACCGGTGCGGGGACTGACGAAACCGATCTTGAGGGCGGAGGTGGGGCTCTCGTCGCTGCTGCTGCCGCTGCCGATCTCGCACCCGGCGAGTCCGGGCAGGGCCAGGCCGGTGATGCCCAGACCGGCCGAGCGCAGGAGCCGCCTGCGGCTGAAGGGAGTGGAAGCTTCCATCGGGAACCTCCTGGATGAACCCGCGGCGGGGGAACCGGGGTGGGAGGGAACGTACGAGCGCGTGTGCCGCAAGTCAACACTGCGTTCGAGTATCTGAAACACTTGGCGGTATCATGCGGCCGTGACCCAGCCAGCCTTTTCCCAGTCCCTCGAACGCGGCCTGCAGATCCTGTCGTCGTTCAGTGAGACCCGGCCGCTGCTGGGCATCGCCGATCTGGCCCGCTCGGTCGAGCTGAACAAGAGCACCACGTACCGGTACGTGGCCACCCTGGCCAAGCTCGGCTACCTGCAGCAGGATCCGGACACGAAGAAGTACTCGCTCGGCCCGCGGGTCGTCGACCTGGGCTTCGCCGCGATCAACTCGATGGAGATCACCCGGGTCGCCGGGCGGCACCTGCAGGAGCTGTCCGACGAGACCGGCTACACGGTCAGCATGGCGGTCCTCGACGGCCCCGACATCGTGTACGTCGACCGCCGGCGCAGCGGTCGGGCCAACAACTTCGCGATGGGGCTCAACCTGCACGTCGGCTCGCGGCTGCCGGCGTACTGCACCTCGATGGGGAAGGTGCTCCTGGCGTACCAGGAGGCGGTGGCGCTGCGGGCGCTGCTGGACCGCACCGACTTCGCCCGCCGCGGGCCCAAGACCATCACCGCCCGGGAGCAGCTCATGGCCGCGCTCGCCCGGGTGCGCCACACCGGGATCGCGGTCAACGACGAGGAGCTCGCCGCCGGCCTGCGCTCGGTGGCCGCGCCCGTGCGGGACCGGTCCGGCAAGGTGGTCGCGGCGGTCAACATCGCCGTGCACCTGACCGTCTGGAACGCCTCGGTCGAGTCGGTGGTGAGCCGGCTGGAGGGCCCGCTCCGGCACGCGGTCGCCGACATCTCGACGAGCCTAGGATTCCGTTCAAGCATTTGAGCCGTTCGAATATATGAAACGCCAGGTTGATTATGTGGAAAGGCCGCCGTACGGTCAGCGCGTGTTCCTCGAAGAAGCCACCTGGCGTAACCGGATCTTCCTCGGCGGGGCCTGGACGACAGGCTCCGGCGGCTGGCTCAACGTGCGCGAGCCGGCGACCGACGCCGTACTCGGGCAGGTCGGCCTCGCGACGGCCGACGATCTCGCGACGGCCGCGGAGAGCGCGGCGCAGGCCCAGCGGGAGTGGGCCGCGACCCCGCACCCGCGGCGGGCCGCCGTGCTGCGCCGCGCGGCCCAACTCTGGTCCG
Coding sequences within:
- a CDS encoding ATP-binding cassette domain-containing protein, with amino-acid sequence MSDPVLAGRGLSKRYGDLLVLDRVDFAVARGDAVGIVGPNGAGKTTLLSVLAGAVAPSAGTVHIDGQDVTRLRPSCVAAGAWGGRSRSRARSAA
- a CDS encoding branched-chain amino acid ABC transporter permease yields the protein MTVVNAIVQGVFLGGLYALFACGLSLMFGVMRIINLAHGDIAVLGAFLVWYVATEADVSPFLALLLALPAMLALGYVLQWAVLARSLRSGMLTPLLATFGLAIVVQNALLQVFSPDVRSLGASTGAISTGSWRLTDQLSIPYLGVLILGVAVAVLGGLQFVLRRTGFGREMRATAQDPDTAALVGIPASTVYAKATAIAVATATLAGAFLAINSTFDPSSGPTQLIFAFEAVIIGGLGSLWGTLAGGIVLGVAQTLGATIDPQYSILAGHLVFLAVLASPRGRLIVTRSARA
- a CDS encoding aldehyde dehydrogenase family protein; this translates as MVRTIRHHIDGDWRDSVSGATYPDLNPWTGETLATVAAGDADDARRAIAAARAAFETWAGVRPADRQLVFLRAADALERRRAEIFDLLAAETGCGAHFATVQVDFSVSLLRQAAGLAYAPIGQVLPSDVDGTRALALRRPVGVVAAIAPWNSALVLAGRSVIGPLALGNTAVLKPSEESPITGGSLWAELFAEAGLPPGVLNVVTHAPGDAGRIAEELIANPSVARINFTGSTVTGRRLAESAGRHLKRVVLQLSGQNPLLVLADADLGYAVDAAAYGAFVHTGQICMCARRIFVERAVADEFTERFAAKVATLPVGDPGDPATVIGPVINKWALSLITRRVEEAVEMGAQVLAGGTPAPPCYPATVLTGVPPEAELAFDETFGPVVILEVVDDTDHAVRRANESRFGLTAGVLTGDPYRGLAIARRLESGIVHVNDQPVNDEPQMPFGA
- a CDS encoding ATP-binding cassette domain-containing protein, which produces MGRAFQIPRPFGGMTVLENVLVGAAYGAGLSRAAAYERSVEVLDRCGLVEHANRRADSLGLLHRKRLELARSLATDPRVLLLDEIGAGLTDAEAAELVTTIRELHKLDIAIVWIEHIVHVLVQVVERLVCMDAGRVIADGPPSTVLRDAVVVDAYLGKAL
- a CDS encoding IclR family transcriptional regulator — encoded protein: MTQPAFSQSLERGLQILSSFSETRPLLGIADLARSVELNKSTTYRYVATLAKLGYLQQDPDTKKYSLGPRVVDLGFAAINSMEITRVAGRHLQELSDETGYTVSMAVLDGPDIVYVDRRRSGRANNFAMGLNLHVGSRLPAYCTSMGKVLLAYQEAVALRALLDRTDFARRGPKTITAREQLMAALARVRHTGIAVNDEELAAGLRSVAAPVRDRSGKVVAAVNIAVHLTVWNASVESVVSRLEGPLRHAVADISTSLGFRSSI
- a CDS encoding branched-chain amino acid ABC transporter permease, yielding MTTWTVQRSTRSSRIGSTGLLITGVALFAVPQVLGANVVQQLTSLLIFLIMAAMWNALAGYAGLVSVGQQAFIGFGAYGTIWLTQRGVAPYLAVVLAALASAVLAAVLSPLVLRLRGGQFAVGTWVVAEGIALLVVLDESLGGGTGVSLRGLNVYEPQVRRALTYWLALGFALVLLGLLFLLLRHRTGAALQAIRDDEDAAASLGVRVMPLKFLLYVLAGFGCGAAGALTLANTLFIQPQSIFGVQWSAYMIFMVLVGGLGTFEGPIVGALLFFAIQYQFADLGAWYLIGLGLVAVGFALFLPRGVWSLAGGRLGGSLLPVGYHLARW
- a CDS encoding ABC transporter substrate-binding protein: MEASTPFSRRRLLRSAGLGITGLALPGLAGCEIGSGSSSDESPTSALKIGFVSPRTGPAAGFGEPDGYVLELARKAFAGGLTLGGKKYDVQIVDKDSQSNPQRSAQVANDLINADGVDLMLTTSTPETVNPVSDACEAAGVPCVSTVVPWQAWYFGRGAKPDQTDAYKYTFHFCFGVEQFHSAYTHLWPQVSTNKRTGVMWPNDSDGNAIRAALGPLLAKDGYTIVDPGAYTNGTNDYSSQIAKFKAEGCEIFNTFPIPPDFATFWRQAAQQGFKPKIAQVAKTGLFPSQIEALGPIGVNLGGGCYWSPTYPYTSSLTKVSAKDLGTGYQSSAGKQWNQQLGPSLALFDVAAAAFAAAADPKDKAAVAKAIGTLAVQTPVGRLQWGKGPNANVVTTPILGGQWIASTDAKYTVEFVICENSSDPNVPVAGQLKPYA
- a CDS encoding ABC transporter ATP-binding protein, which gives rise to MSVLLEVSNLVARHGLLIAVRDLSLSVSEGEVVALVGANGAGKSTLLRTVAGAHPAAGGSVRFDGADLTGVPAHARVARGLALVPEGRKLFPDLTVEENLLVAGRRARPGQWRLETVLDAFPMLKPLRRQRASTLSGGQQQATAIGRALMTNPRLLLVDEVSLGLAPVAVDTVYESLSTLIAGGATLVLVEQDLARALSVADRVVCLLEGRVVLEAATGDVTREQVTEAYFGLELT